TCGCATCTCGAGCTCAAACTCACGGTGACCGATACGGAGGGGCTCACAGATACCAAGAGCGTCATTCTGAACCCACAAACTGTTGCACTTAGATTTGACTCAACTCCTTCTCAGTTACAGCTGGTTGTAGGAGGTAGCCAGTCTCCCACACCTTTTACAACGAATGTCATCCTAGGCTCCGTTCAGTCCCTCAGTGCAGTTACGCCCCAAGCGTTGGGGAGTACAACCTACAAGTTTGTCTCTTGGTCTGATGGAGGCGACCAATCCCATACCATTACTGCGAACGCTACTAAGACCTACACCGCCAGCTACGAGGCCACAAGCGATCCCGTTCCTTCCCCTCCCCCCAGCGACAACAGCGGTGGCGGCGGTTGTACACTCAACAGATCAGGAACAAATGATGCGCTACTGCCGGTACTGTTTCTTACCGTCATTGCCCTATTGTTACTGAGAGGAAAGCGGCCCGTGAATAAAAATTGACCGCACATTCATCTGGACAGACGACTCGTTATAAGTGTGCCCTGTCGGTTGGGAGACGACTGTGACGAGGGCCGATTGGTATCAAATACTTGGTCGGCTAAAGCTTTGCTGGCCGCTCAAACTCTATGCCAGCAAAGCCTTTCTTCTGTGTGTCGCGGCTGCTCCATTGGTCTGGGCCATCATGGCATGGGTCGTTCCCGTTCGGTCAATGACCCTGGTCCAAATATGGTCGTTGAGTTTTGCCTCAGTCGTCATGTGGTATCCTCTATGGGAAGAGCTGCTCTTTAGAGGATTGTTGCAGGGCGAACTGATAGAGCGTGGTTGGATACGACCCTGGATTTGCGGTTTGAGCGGCGCCAATATTCTAGTTTCTCTCCTGTTTACGGTTTTTCACCTCTGGAGCCATAACCTGGTCTGGGCGATCCTGGTGTTCTTCCCCTCGCTGGTCTTTGGCTATCTTCGTGATCGCTTTGATTCCACAGTGCCCTCGATTGTGATGCATATGTGGTACAACGGTGGATACTTTTTCTTCATCGATTCTTCCCAAATTTCCACGGGGTCCGACATCCGGTGAAATCGCTCCGACCACGGCATACAATGACACGAAGATATCCGCCCCTCATTTTTTCTTAGCGTGCTGTCTTTGGCTTTTTCCGAAATGTTTCGCATGGTGGACGGGCAGCCCAATACCGATCCTCTTACCAAGGACATTTCTCAAGTGGGTTGACAAATCTGGGCTACGACCTTGACTTTAGTCGGACAAGGGAATAGGCTTCGTCAAAAATCATTCCAAAAGGAAAACTAGGGTTCCGGCTTCCTTCCAAAATCAGAAGGAGCGACTGGTCCAAGAGTTTTCGGCCTCGCATAACGGGGTTCCACGGAGGGATAAAAGCCCGGGAGATCATGTACTGAGGTACATGGCCTTTTGGGAATTACGTCCTTCAGCGGGAGACTTCGTTATGCATTTCCACCTCATCATCCGGATCAATCAGACCTGCCGCCGAACCGGAGAGGTCTGCCATGGTTAATAACGAAGTCCCGGATCGGGATTATTCGACTATGGCAACCGATACATCCGGAACACTTCGCCGCAGTCTTACTCTCTGGAACAGCCTGACCATCGGCTTTGCAACGGTTTCACCAGTGGCGGGGCTCTATGCCATTATTGGTGTGCAGACGGTTGTGACAGGTGGCGGGTGGTTTCCGGCACTCGCGCTCTGTCTGGTGATGCAGTTGCTGGTTGCCACCGTGTATGCAGAGTTGTCCTCACAAATTCCCATCGCGGGAGGGGCGTACAAATGGGCTCGGCAG
This is a stretch of genomic DNA from Nitrospira sp.. It encodes these proteins:
- a CDS encoding JDVT-CTERM system CAAX-type protease: MTRADWYQILGRLKLCWPLKLYASKAFLLCVAAAPLVWAIMAWVVPVRSMTLVQIWSLSFASVVMWYPLWEELLFRGLLQGELIERGWIRPWICGLSGANILVSLLFTVFHLWSHNLVWAILVFFPSLVFGYLRDRFDSTVPSIVMHMWYNGGYFFFIDSSQISTGSDIR